TATTCGCATTATCTCCTGTAAGCATTATAACTTCTACGCCCTGATTGATCAATTCTTTTATAGCTTGTGCACTGTTTTCTTTAATAGCATCAGTAATAGTTACATAACCTAAAACATTTTGATCGATTGCGATGTATGAAACGGTTTTACCTAAATTTTGTTCGGCTGTAACTTTATTTTCGATTTCTGAAGAAATTGAAGCATTTACTTGAAGCATCAGCTTTTTATTTCCTAATGCTATTCTTTTATTTTCAATCGTTCCTATAACACCTTTTCCTGTGATAGTTTCAAAATCGAGAACTTCAACCACAGAAATATTCTCCGCTTTTGCAAAGTTTACAACGGCTTTCGCCAAAGGATGTTCACTATGCTGATTTAATGAAGCAATATTTTGAAGTAAAAAATTCTCATCATTATTTACCGCATATACTTTCTCTACAGATGGTTTTCCTTCTGTAATCGTTCCCGTTTTATCAGTAATCAAAACATCGATTTTATTCATATTTTCGAGAGCTTCGGCGTTTTTTATCAGAATTCCGAATTGCGCTCCTTTGCCCACACCCACCATAACCGACATTGGTGTTGCTAATCCTAAAGCGCAAGGACAAGCAATAATTAAAACGGCAATCGCATTAATCAAAGCGTAAACATAAGACGGTTCTGGGCCAAATTTCGCCCAGATAATAAAAGTCAGAACTGAAATTAGAACAACGGTGGGTACAAAATATTTAGCGACTTTATCGGCTAATTTTTGGATTGGTGCTCTTGAACGACTGGCATCATTTACCATTTGAATAATCTGCGAAAGCATGGTTTCTGAACCTACTTTTTCGGCTGTCATTACAAATGATTTAGTTCCGTTAATAGTTCCGGAAATTATAGAATCTCCCGCTTTTTTATCAACAGGAATAGGTTCGCCGGTAATCATCGATTCGTCTATATGACTTTCTCCAGTTGTAATTTTTCCGTCTACTGGAATTTTTTCTCCTGGTTTTACACGCAATAAATCTCCTTTTTTAATACTGTGAATGGAAATTACTTTATCAATTCCGTTTTCTACCAAAGTGGCTTCAGTTGGAGCGAGTTTTAATAATTCTTTGATAGCGCCATTTGTCTGGCCGTGGGCCTTAGCTTCTAATAATTGTCCGAGTAGTACTAAAGTGATAATTACCGTTGCGGCTTCAAAATACAAATGAATCGTTCCGTGATGTGATTTAAATTCTGAAGGAAAAATATCTGGAAAAAACATTCCCACAACGCTAAAAAGGAAGGCAACAGAAGTTCCAATTCCTATTAAGGTAAACATGTTTAAATTCCAAGTCACAATTGATTTGTAAGCACGAACGAAAAACATCCATCCAGCATAAAACAATACTGGAATTGAAAATAAGAACTGAACCCAATTCCATTTTTCAATTGGCATTATATCATATAAAGGATTGTTGGGAATCATTTCTGACATTGAAATGATAAAGATGGGAAGCGTAAACAATACGGCAATTTTCATCTTTTTCAATAAATCTGTATAGCTTTTGTTTTCTTCTCCTGAAGCTTGGATCGGAAGGAGATCCATTCCACAAATCGGACAATCTCCGGGTTCATTTGAAATAACTTCCGGATGCATCGGACAGGTAAATTGAGTATGGCTGATAGCAACTTGTGGTACTAAATCCATTCCGCACACTGGACAGTCACCAGGTTTGTCGTAGGTTTTATCGCCTTCGCAATGCATCGGACAATAAAAAACTCCAGTTGCATTATGCGGAATACTTGCTTTTTTTGAGTGATCGTGATGAGAATGTTCTTTTTTGGATGAACAGCATGATTTTACGGCATTTTCTCCTGAGTTTTCTGCCGTTTTCATTTCGATAGTATAATTTCCCGTAGCCGATAGTGCTTCCTGAAGTTTTTCGGTTGCAACATGTTTTTCCATTGTAATGGTAGCTTCTCCGGGATTCAGATTTACTTCAGCATGAATGCCTTCGATTTCATTTAAAGTCTTTTCGACTTTGGTTCGGCATCCGTTGCATGACATTCCTGAAATTATATATTGATGTTTCATTGCTTTGTTTTTTGGTTTACAATGCAAATTTCCGAACTAAGGTTTAGATCGGGTTGTAAAATTTTGAGAATGATTTGTAAGATTTACAAAGTTTTATTTAACCACAAAGTGCGCACGGATTTTTGTATTAGCGTGA
This is a stretch of genomic DNA from Flavobacterium endoglycinae. It encodes these proteins:
- a CDS encoding heavy metal translocating P-type ATPase — translated: MKHQYIISGMSCNGCRTKVEKTLNEIEGIHAEVNLNPGEATITMEKHVATEKLQEALSATGNYTIEMKTAENSGENAVKSCCSSKKEHSHHDHSKKASIPHNATGVFYCPMHCEGDKTYDKPGDCPVCGMDLVPQVAISHTQFTCPMHPEVISNEPGDCPICGMDLLPIQASGEENKSYTDLLKKMKIAVLFTLPIFIISMSEMIPNNPLYDIMPIEKWNWVQFLFSIPVLFYAGWMFFVRAYKSIVTWNLNMFTLIGIGTSVAFLFSVVGMFFPDIFPSEFKSHHGTIHLYFEAATVIITLVLLGQLLEAKAHGQTNGAIKELLKLAPTEATLVENGIDKVISIHSIKKGDLLRVKPGEKIPVDGKITTGESHIDESMITGEPIPVDKKAGDSIISGTINGTKSFVMTAEKVGSETMLSQIIQMVNDASRSRAPIQKLADKVAKYFVPTVVLISVLTFIIWAKFGPEPSYVYALINAIAVLIIACPCALGLATPMSVMVGVGKGAQFGILIKNAEALENMNKIDVLITDKTGTITEGKPSVEKVYAVNNDENFLLQNIASLNQHSEHPLAKAVVNFAKAENISVVEVLDFETITGKGVIGTIENKRIALGNKKLMLQVNASISSEIENKVTAEQNLGKTVSYIAIDQNVLGYVTITDAIKENSAQAIKELINQGVEVIMLTGDNANTAKAVAEQLHLSSFKADCLPEDKLKEIECLQAEGKIVAMAGDGINDAPALAKSNIGIAMGTGTDVAIESAKITLVKGDLNGIVKAKNLSHAVMSNIKQNLFFAFIYNTLGVPIAAGILYPVFGILLSPMLAALAMSLSSVSVIVNALRLRNLKL